The following DNA comes from Noviherbaspirillum sp. L7-7A.
TGCCGTGATGCACAAGATGGCGGCGCCACTATCAAGGCGCTGGCTGCACGAAAGATCGAGGTGATCGTGCTACAGCCTGGGGAAACTCGACCTGATATCGAGTGCGAGCAAACTGATGTTGGAGATGCTGGCGGCGGTTACCGAGATGGAGTGGGATCTGCTGGTGGCGCGAACACAGTCTAGCCTGGCCATGGCGAAGACAGCGAGTAGGGCACTCGGGCGTCCATCGAAGACTAGCACTGAGCAACGCACGGTGATTACCGCAGATCACGCGGCTAGCGTGCGTGTAAGTGAGCTGGCGCGTCGGTTTGCCGTTTCTCGGGCCAACGTCTTCAGCATCGTAAAGCCGCTGAATGAAGATGCAGTCGATAATCACCTTTCACAATTGATGAAACCGCACTACAAAAAAATTCTGTCGAGAAACTTTACACCATCAGGTTCTAACAATACTTGATTCTCAGTAAGTGTTTGAAAAGAAACGAAAAAAGTTTCTGGCATGCAAAATGCTAATCTGTGGACAAGATCACTCACCGGAGCCAAGCATGAATGCATTCAAATTTGTCCGTCCCATGGCACTTGCTGCCGCCCTTCTCTGCAGCGCCACAGCGGCGAATGCGTCGTTGGTCTACACCCTGATGGATTACTCCAACAGCGTTAAGCAGCAAAACGTTTCTCTGGGCACCGTAACATTGACGGGGTCTACGAACGAAGTCGATGTCACTGTTTCGGTGAACCCTAACTATTTTGTAGAGACGGGCTCGCATTCCTTGTTTGCGTTTAATTTGGCTTCCTTGGATAGCGGCTATACATTCACTGATATTTCACCGCTTGTGCCTAATGGCGGCACCAACAATACCCCTGCTCCACTGTTTACCGTAAACAAACAAAATGTTACCCAGCCAGGATTCGGTAACTTTACGTACGCTGCCGATTGTGTGCTGTG
Coding sequences within:
- a CDS encoding PEP-CTERM sorting domain-containing protein, yielding MNAFKFVRPMALAAALLCSATAANASLVYTLMDYSNSVKQQNVSLGTVTLTGSTNEVDVTVSVNPNYFVETGSHSLFAFNLASLDSGYTFTDISPLVPNGGTNNTPAPLFTVNKQNVTQPGFGNFTYAADCVLCGNGSSNAQYTTISFTVHGNGITESSFLANANGYLFATDIYDTTTRLTGLIGSKGTEGGGDGAGNVPEPGTVALLGLGLFGFAVARRKSVK